The Bacillus sp. B-jedd sequence GATTTGCGGCAGCGTAACATGCGACTCATCGACGACAATCATGAAGTCATCCGGAAAGTAATCAAGAAGCGTATACGGCGTCGAACCTGGCGGCCTTAATGTCAGATGGCGGGAATAGTTTTCGATTCCCGAGCAAAAGCCCATTTCCCTCATCATTTCGAGGTCATAGCGGGTCCGCTGCTCGAGCCGCTGAGCTTCGAGCAATTTATCTTCCGCCCGGAGCTCTTCAAGCCGCTCTTCAAGTTCCTTTTCAATATTTTCAATCGCGAGCCTCAGTTTCGCTTCCCTCGTGACGAAGTGGGATGCCGGGAAAATCGCGACATGGTTCCGCTCGCCGATAATTTCGCCTGTCAGCGCGTCCACTTCGCGAATCCGTTCAACCTCATCACCGAAAAACTCGACCCTGATGCAATGCTCATCTTTTGACACAGGGAAGATTTCGACTACATCTCCGCGCACCCTGAACGTCCCGCGCTTGAAATCGATGTCATTACGGGCGTATTGGATGTCGACGAGCTTATGAAGCAGCTTGTTGCGCTCGATTTCCATCCCGGTCCTGAGGCTCAGCACCATTTCCTTATATTCTTCCGGCGAACCTAAGCCGTAAATGCACGAAACAGACGCGATGATGATCACATCCCGCCTTTCAAAAAGGGACGACGTTGCCGAGTGGCGCAGCTTGTCGATTTCATCATTGATGCTCGCGTCTTTTTCAATGAATGTGTCCGTCTGAGGCACATAGGCTTCCGGCTGATAGTAATCATAGTACGAAACGAAATACTCAACCGCATTGTTCGGGAAGAATTCCTTAAACTCACTGTAAAGCTGGCCGGCCAGCGTCTTATTGTGGGCGATGACAAGCGTCGGTTTGTTCACTTCCTTGATCACATTGGAAACAGTGAACGTCTTTCCGGTACCTGTCGCCCCAAGAAGCGTTTGGATCCGCTTTTTCTTGTAGATTCCGTCCACGAGTTTCGTTATCGCAGCTGGCTGGTCCCCCTGCGGCGTATATTTTGATACTAATTCAAATTGGTTCTTCACTGTCCGAACCTCCAATCCGGGAAACTAAAATGATGCCGGAATGGCTGTCCCGGCACTGTCCGAAAATCTCATATGAACATTCTACCACAAAGGCTATATTACAAACCAATATTATACGAACAAATATTCGATAAATTTTTCGGAGTTTACTCCCTTTTCTCTCTATTTTATCCAACAGAGCGAGCCGGAAACCCGTTCTATGACTGTTTTTGCCAAAAGAAAAGCCCGCCGGCAGATTACCGGAGGGCAAATTAGGTATACGATTCAAGCCTGTTTCTTCGTGCGCTTTGGGATGAAAAGTGTCGCCGCCCAAAAGCCTGCTGTGAGCGAGAAGGCGTCAACGATGATCAGGCCCCAGCTGTCGGTGTAGCCTTTATAAACAGATGCGGCGATCAAGGCGACAGTCAAGGCGAGTCCAATGACCCGGTTATAGGTGACCCGGGCAAAGAGCATGACGGCCAGCCCCGGCAGGAAGAATGCCGATAAATATTGAATCACCTTTTTTCCCCTCTTTCCTTCAGAACTCTTTAAGGTTTACCAATTGATTTTTTCCAGGGCCGCAGCAAGATCCGTTTCGTACTGCGCATTGTTGAAGTTAATGCCAAGCGAGGTAGCTGCCTGCGCAACCTCAGGCCTGATTCCTGACAATGTCACGCGGATCCCGATCAGATTCAATCCTTTGAACATCTTTGAGAGCTGGCAGGCGACAGCGGAATCCACCGTCGGGACTCCCGACATATCAATTACAATCCTGCTGATCCGCATCGAAGCGCTTTGGTTCAGGACCGACTCCATGATGGCCGTCGCCCTGTCGAGATCGATTTCGCCAATAAGCGGCAGTACGCCGGTGCCTTTGGTGACCGGGATAACCGGCGCACTCAGTTCGGAAATGATTTTCTCCTTTTCCGAAATGATTTTATTGTTCACTTCATAATAATGCTTTGAGAACAGGTCAATCACCTGGTCAAAAGCGACATTTAGTTTCTTGGTCCATCTGAAAACATCGTCGATTTCCACAGAGCGATTGGCTTCATGTGCAAACTTTTCTACGAAATTCAAAATAACGCTCTTGAAAACTCCGAATTGTTCCAGGACATAGTAAAGCGGGACATTGGAATTCGCCCGATCTTCAGAAACGGCCTGCGTCCAGGGAGCGATGTCCTTCTTGAAAACATCTTCATCCTCTATGAA is a genomic window containing:
- the uvrB gene encoding excinuclease ABC subunit UvrB; protein product: MKNQFELVSKYTPQGDQPAAITKLVDGIYKKKRIQTLLGATGTGKTFTVSNVIKEVNKPTLVIAHNKTLAGQLYSEFKEFFPNNAVEYFVSYYDYYQPEAYVPQTDTFIEKDASINDEIDKLRHSATSSLFERRDVIIIASVSCIYGLGSPEEYKEMVLSLRTGMEIERNKLLHKLVDIQYARNDIDFKRGTFRVRGDVVEIFPVSKDEHCIRVEFFGDEVERIREVDALTGEIIGERNHVAIFPASHFVTREAKLRLAIENIEKELEERLEELRAEDKLLEAQRLEQRTRYDLEMMREMGFCSGIENYSRHLTLRPPGSTPYTLLDYFPDDFMIVVDESHVTLPQIRGMFNGDKARKQVLVDHGFRLPSALDNRPLTFEEFEQHIHQLIAVSATPGPYEIEHTPEMVEQIIRPTGLLDPTIEVRPIEGQIDDLIGEINERVKRNERVLVTTLTKKMSEDLTDYLKEIGIKVNYLHSEVKTLERIEIIRELRLGKYDVLVGINLLREGLDIPEVSLVTILDADKEGFLRSERSLIQTIGRAARNSEGKVIMYADKMTNSMQIAIEETKRRRAIQEEYNEKHGITPTTIQKGIRDSIRATQTAEETETYSPAQSLGKLAKKDRERVIANMEKEMKEAARALDFERAAELRDLILELKAEG
- a CDS encoding CsbA family protein is translated as MIQYLSAFFLPGLAVMLFARVTYNRVIGLALTVALIAASVYKGYTDSWGLIIVDAFSLTAGFWAATLFIPKRTKKQA
- a CDS encoding STAS domain-containing protein, which translates into the protein MRELDEVLYQYLRSHSQDLTEEWLSRRATKAGSPYSSDASPELVRKLREQNGQFNEKITKVFIEDEDVFKKDIAPWTQAVSEDRANSNVPLYYVLEQFGVFKSVILNFVEKFAHEANRSVEIDDVFRWTKKLNVAFDQVIDLFSKHYYEVNNKIISEKEKIISELSAPVIPVTKGTGVLPLIGEIDLDRATAIMESVLNQSASMRISRIVIDMSGVPTVDSAVACQLSKMFKGLNLIGIRVTLSGIRPEVAQAATSLGINFNNAQYETDLAAALEKINW